A single genomic interval of candidate division TA06 bacterium harbors:
- the hypB gene encoding hydrogenase nickel incorporation protein HypB: MEIKVLEEVLAANELIAREINALLSENGIFGVNMMSSPGSGKTTILEKTIEALMPEVNVGVIAGDVATTRDAERLSEHNASVVQIDTDTFGGACHLEAQWVKRALPTFDLKKLDVLFIENIGNLICPSGYNLGEHIKVVVVSVTEGEDKPIKYPAMFSMAHAVLVNKIDLLPHLDFDIVKLRGHINNVAANSKVFEVSARSDEGMDKWVEWLKLRVKEFK, translated from the coding sequence ATGGAGATAAAAGTTCTCGAGGAAGTGCTTGCAGCGAACGAATTAATAGCCCGGGAGATAAACGCCCTGCTTTCAGAAAACGGGATCTTTGGAGTGAACATGATGTCATCGCCCGGTTCTGGAAAAACTACAATACTGGAGAAGACGATAGAGGCGCTCATGCCAGAGGTGAATGTGGGGGTGATTGCCGGTGATGTGGCCACGACACGCGATGCGGAAAGGTTGTCAGAGCACAATGCAAGTGTGGTTCAGATAGACACAGACACTTTTGGTGGCGCGTGCCACCTGGAAGCTCAGTGGGTAAAGAGGGCCTTGCCGACTTTTGATCTTAAGAAGCTGGATGTGCTCTTCATAGAGAATATTGGTAATCTTATATGCCCTTCAGGATACAATCTGGGCGAGCACATAAAGGTGGTTGTGGTGAGTGTGACAGAGGGAGAGGATAAGCCGATAAAATATCCGGCTATGTTCAGTATGGCGCACGCGGTTCTCGTCAATAAGATAGACCTTCTTCCCCATCTGGATTTTGACATTGTTAAGTTGCGGGGACACATAAATAACGTTGCTGCAAATTCCAAAGTTTTCGAAGTTTCAGCCAGATCTGACGAGGGAATGGACAAATGGGTTGAGTGGCTGAAGCTCCGGGTGAAAGAGTTCAAGTAA
- the hypA gene encoding hydrogenase maturation nickel metallochaperone HypA translates to MHELSIVENIVKVVCDKLEEVGADSRVSNVRLKVGKMSTAVPDCLQFYFEFLKKDTPLESASLDIVEVPVRGRCKQCGKEFEIGEPVFLCPSCSSFNIEITAGRELLVESIDVEE, encoded by the coding sequence GTGCACGAACTCTCGATAGTAGAGAACATAGTAAAAGTGGTTTGCGATAAACTCGAGGAGGTGGGAGCAGACTCAAGAGTCTCCAACGTGAGACTGAAAGTTGGAAAGATGTCGACGGCTGTTCCGGATTGCTTGCAGTTCTATTTCGAGTTTCTGAAGAAGGATACGCCACTTGAGTCTGCCAGTCTTGATATAGTGGAGGTTCCTGTGAGGGGGAGGTGCAAGCAGTGCGGAAAAGAGTTCGAAATAGGAGAACCTGTATTTCTTTGCCCATCCTGTTCATCCTTCAACATCGAGATAACCGCTGGACGTGAATTGTTAGTCGAATCCATTGATGTGGAGGAATAG